TCAGAAACCCTGGCGACAGTCTTGGCTCAGCCCCACTGTGTTGTGTGGCCTTGGACAAGCCCCTCGGTCTCCATCCTGGTTCATTTTACTCAGAAACCCTGGCGACAGTCTTGGCTCAGCCCCACTGTGTTGTGTGGCCTTGGACAAGCCCCTCGGTCTCTCTGATCCTATGGAGGACACATAAGCTCAACTGTTGTCCTCAGAGTTCAATGGGAATAAGAGATTCAAACCATCCTCGGGACACCCTGTTAAGCTTCCTTTGTGAGCAGCCTAAGCTTTGACCTTATCCCACCATGGGCAAACAGCTCCAGAACCTGACAGCATGAATTAGCAGAACCATACACAATTAACCATGCGGGTCCCGAGTCCCTTACACCCACCAGCTCAGGAAAGCTTGCAGATGACCAGGCCTGGTGGGCGAGGCTCGCTCTTGGGTGGGTGTGGAGACTcttacagccactttgggaaaATGTGTCACAGTACCTACCGAGGCTAAATATATGTCCCTGCTGGCACTCAGGCATCCCACTGCTGGAGACGGGGCCAGCAGAAAGGAGGGCCGTTGCCACCCGAGGAGATCATGCAGTGTCCACGGTAGTTTCACACTAGGATCAGACATAACCTGAAGGTCCGGTCCTCAGACAAGCGGGTGATGGTGCCTCAGCATGGGGACAAGTGGCCACTGCCACAGACGCCTGACCTGTGGCACAGGCACAAAGCCACTCGAGGTTTAAATACGAGCAAAACCCATCAATGGTGACCATGGCCAAAATGGGGAAACCCATTCTGGGGGTCCAGAAGAAGATTACTCTGGGAGTGTTTCCCAAGGGTGCCCACATATCTCGGTCAGATCCTGTCCACTCTTCTTGGAAGACTTGGAAgaaaggaggcttttttttttttttttttttttaaatctcaagactgggtttctctgtgtagccttggctgttctggacttgtagaccaggctggccccagactcacagcgatcaacctgcctctggctccctgaatgctgggattaaagacgtgcaccaccatgccctgctccgACAGGAGGCTTTTTAAAAGGGCACGGGATGTCCCTTCCCATTAGTTGAGGATCAGACACAGAGGGCTTCTCAGGCCATAGCATGATAGTTGCAGGCCCAGGGTTTACAAAGCCAGGCTTCTTGCTAGGATAATGGCCTACCACTGACAAGCTCGCCTTAGGGGCCTTTCACAGCCCAGCTcacccattttacagatatgTATGTAAACTGAGGCCTGGAAAGAGAGTGTCCCAAGCCATAAGTGAGCCCCATGTGGCTGCCCCCCTCCCACGGGGTGGTGCATTTAGAGCTGGCCAGGTGTCTAGGAAGCATCTGGTCTCTTGtagatttgttcatttttttgagatggagtctcatggAGCCTTGAACATAGCCTGAtgcatagctgaggatgactttgaaagTCTCATCCTTCCGCTTCTACCTCTTAAGAGTTAGGATAACGGGTGTGGACCACAATGCCCCCATTTACTCTGTGCTAGGGATCTGACTTGGGGCTTTGTGTCTGCTTGGCGAGCACTTTCTCAATGGAACTCCACCCATGCCCTCCCTGTCATTATAAAGGGGCAAGGGGCAGAGGTCTGCCTGTGCTGCATTCCTCAGATTCACTCCTCAGAGCCTTCAGGTCTCCTCTCCCCAAGACAGAAACCTCACACGGCCTATTTTACATGGCAGACTGAGGAGCTAAGAAGAGCCAGCTGCTCCGGCAGCCCCACAGCAGCCTCCACACCAGCAGGGCCAGCCGCCGAGGCCTAGCCAGTCCCATGCCCACTCTTAGCACCCAAAGATGAAGGTGGGCACTGCCCTCACTTGTGTTCTGCCTTGTAGGTGGGGCATGTCTGACCCATGCAGAATGTAAAATGTCAGCGTGAAGAGCCTGACAGACAGGGCCCTGGAGCGAGATGCTGCTGGGTCAAATCCAGCCTCTGATGCTGGGCGACCTGCAGATATTGTTTTAACCTCTCTGAAGTCTGGTTTGTTTGCAAGGGAGGAGTAGTTTCTCCTCCGCAGAATGGAGGTGGGATTAAATGAGCTGTTGTGAAGTTCCCAATGCACGGTAAGTGCTTACAAATACGGGGCGATTGCTATCAGAACATCAATAAGTGTGGCTTCCCTGGACCCAGCATCCCCTGGGATTCCCGTGAGGATGCGCCTCACCATGGCTCTGCTCCAGAACGGGTGACGGAGGGCAGGGCTTATGTCAAGGAGATTCCGTCTAAACCAATCCTGAGTCTTCACTCTACTCACACATTAGCACAGAAATGGAAGCCCCTGGGACACGCTGGCGTGTCTGGATGCCACGGAAGTTGACCAGCTCCCTCAGAAAGTGGTTCTTGGTCATAGTCAGAAGTCAACACCCTCTGACCTGGGAATGGCTCTCCCGGGACTTCAGCTAAGGGCTCTGTGCAACAGATGGAAGAGGAAACAAACAGCTTTGCCACAGAGTGCAGAAGAGAAGACTCAGAGGCACCCTGCGCCCATCCCCAGCCACAGGGGCTAGTGACTGATGGATAATGGCGGGGGTTGCGGTGGGGGATATGGTGATTCTGCCTTGGCCTGTTACAATGCCTGCTGGTGGACTGGTATCAGGGGGCTGCAAAAGGGGAGCAAATAGTGGGGTTAATTGAGAAATTTCTCCTTAAACATGTTGACTTTTTCCAgtgaacaatgaaaataaatacgtttttaaaaaaaatgtttttgtagagggctagagagatggctcagaggttaagagcactgcctgctcttccagaggtcctgagttcaattcccagcaaccacatggtggctcacaaccatctaagatGTTATCTGAGGctctcttctgtagataaagcactcacatacaatttaaaaaaatgtttttgtagccgggcgtggcagcgcatgcctttaatcccaacattcgggaggcacaggcaggcagatctctgtgagttcgaggccagcatggtctataaagcaagtccaggacagccaggactaccaaatgaaacccagtcttgaaacaaacaaacaaaaaagttgtttttgctttttcggAAGTCTTCAATCACGGCTCCCACCTGCGGTGCGTATCTCCATCTATTGAAGTCAGGTCTAGCTGGAAGGAGCAGGGGTGACCCAGAggtacataggtgtgtgtgtgtgtgtgtgtgtatgtgtgtgtgtgtgtgtgtgtgtgtgtgtgtgtgtgtgtagggggatggTCATAGCATGGTCAGGGAAggcctctgggaaggcagagtctTAGATCAGGTACTAACATGTGTGGAAAGACCAGTTGGACTGTCctaagcaaaggcaggagagaccTGAGAGATGGGGTTGGGGATCCCGATCAGATTCAAGCAGGTGGCTGAGTTCAGGCTGAAGCGTGTGCCCCCACAAAGAAACCCCAAGTTAGGCTTTAGGAACACTCGGGTGTGCCTGGAGGAGAGGGACCAGACACAAGGCAGCTGGAAGTAagcacactcagacacagacaggaTCCATGGGGCACGTGGAGTGAGCATTGGAAGGCcctgggtgtggctcagcccaCCCAGGGGACTGTCGGGACCAAGAAGGACCTCGAATCGGACAGAGCTGCAAGAGAGTACAAGGGGGGAACGCATGTAGAAGCCAAGTAGACATATGTGGCAGGGAGAAAGGGGTCAGATGTCTGAAAGGAGCCAGCAAGGTAAAGACCGGAAACCCCTTCACTTTATCACCTCTGGGGACATTGGCAAGAGTGAATTCAGGGGACTGCGTCAGTGACAGCAGACCCTGTAAACCCAGGCCTTTTACCTACAGTGAGTGAGTAGAGAGGGGAGAAATCAGTCAGTGGCTTAGAGGTGTGTGAGTCCCCAGTGGCAGTGTGACCCCGGGTGATTGACCCTGACTGCTACCAGGCTCAGGAATCAGACCCGGTAGCTCCATGTCTGCCACACTCAGCAAACACAAGAAGGTGAATATGGGAAAGCCGGGGCTCCCCCACACCTGGGAAGCTGACCCGCTGCCAAATCCCAGCCGCCAGGATCCCTCAGCTTTGGCAGGCCCACTTCAGGGAAGCCCACTCTGCCAAGAGCCAGGTGCCAGGGAGCAGGGCCAGAGGTCAACCCTGCCGAGTCGGTTACAGACATGGGAGGAGCCACCTGTGCCGTCAGTGGTGCCAAGGCTAGGGCAGTGAGAGAaagttgaggggaaaaaaatctctctctctctttttttttttttttggttttttgagacacggtttctctgtgtatccctggctgccctggactcactttgtagaccaggctggccttgagctcatagcaatccgcctgcctctgggattaaaaggtgtgcaccaccaccgccaggcaaaaaataaacaaacaaaaaaacaaaaactcaatctTCTTAAAGGGAGAATTTGCTcccatgtatgtgtttctttgtatCTTTGCAATTGGATGGTCTGGTGAGACATAGAGTGTCATGGTGCCCATTGCACAGGTGAGGAGACTGAGGCCGCCTTTCCCTGCAGACTTTGAGCATTTATCTGGTCATTTTACCCGCTCTTGGCTTAGGAACCTTGCccctgggcagggaggaggggtgcTGGGAGAGTGGAAGCCCTGGGGGTGGTGAGGCCGACTGTGGTCTGATACCCTGAAGGTGGCGACGTCAGTAGCTGACTTCCTGGAGGTCGGCTAGGATGAGCCCTATACGCTTTCCACAGGTATCCCCCTCCTGTACCTCCAGATTGAACCCGGAGCCATATTCATGTCCTTTCCCCATGCTTTCACCTCACCTTTGCTTGCCCAGCTGCACGCAGCCTGAGGGAGAGCAGGGGGCCATAGtgtctgccctctctctctcccctctccttcacgGATCTATCCTGTAGTCTGGAAATCAGTCTGTACTTGGGAATGGCCAAGGCTTCCTGGCTGTTTGTCCTGCCCAATCTGTTTGTTTCACCTACACTTCTCCAGACTGGGAATTTGTAGCAGGGAGAAAGGGCTTTTGGCATCACACACAACCCAAAGTAGGGTCCCTACTGCCCGGGCTCCTTGTATCTGacctggaaaggaagaaagaggaagctaAGTGGATCTCTATTGGGAGTGATCCGATGACTCCCCAAGAGCCCAGAGCTTCAGGGATATGAAGCTGGGCGTGGCTGAATAGTGGGAGGTGGTGCCGGGCGCGCAGGTTGGTGTTAATGGGGCGCTCTTGGGCTTGAGAGGAGTACAATTCTTCTAACGGTAGCGAGTATGGGGCGGGTGTTGCTTTGGGTTCTGGCAGAAGACCATCTAAGGAGAGCCTCCCCACACCTGCCTTTCAATCAATTTCCACTACAAGTGGCCGCCGTTCTCCCACTAGCCTGCCTCGTCACCGTGCCAGGCTCCCACCGCGATCCGGACCAAGATGCTCCCATGGTGCCTGCCAGGAGCGTGCTTTGGGTGATCGGACCAGAGCCGCAGGGAGCCAGcaccagcactctgcaggcagggCATCGCCCCCCAACCTGTGTCCCCCGACGGCGCATAGCTCACCTCGATGCGCTCGATACGGTCTCGCAGCGCGCGCACCGCGTCCTCCAGCTCTAAGAGCAGCGCGGGTGAGTCCCATGCGCCGTCGGCCATGGTGTCGCGGCGCGGCCCGGCGTCCTGGAGGCCGCGCGGCAGGCCACTCTCGCAGCGGCCCAGCTTGCCGGTGAGCTCGCGGATGGTGTCCCGGTCTGCGCGGATGCGCGCCTCCTGCTGCAGCGCCGTCTGGCGCAGCTGCTCCGCCGtgctctgcagcagcagcagctccgcGCGCTCGCCAGCCGCGTCCCCCTGCTCGGCCCCCGACGGGCAGGCGGCGGCCAGTGGCGTGCAGAGGAAACGGCTGAGCAGCGGCCCGGGCGGCGGCGGGAAGACGCTGGCCGCCGGCTCCCCGGGCAACACCGAGGGCCCAGCCGAGCCACCTGCACTGTGCAAGGCGCTCAGGCTGCGATGCGGGCCCGGGCCACCACCGGCGGCCGAGGCGTTGTCGGTGCCGCCGGGCAGCGCGCGCGCGGGGCTGGCCGCCAGGGGCACGCTGGCGATGATGCAGATGACGGCACCGAGGAACGCCAGCATGCCCGCGGCCAGCAGCACGGCCAGGAACTTCAGCGTGAGGAGCGGAGGGGGCACGCGAGGCCCCCGGTAGGCGCGGCGGCGGGGTCTGGGCGCGGGGCCCGAGTGCGCGGGAGCCGGAGCGGGAGCCGGAGCTGTCGCCGcggccgctgctgccgccgctctGAACCCTCGCGgcgggaggaggagaaggcgggCGCGGCGGCCCCGCCCCACTCGCTCCCCCGGGGACGGTCGAAGCCCAGCCCCGCACCCGTTCCTTGCCGGGAGCCAGGGTGCGTGCGCCACGCCCAGGGCTTCACCTCGCGTATAGGGCGGTGACTGGACGACTACAGGGTACTTGGGTTCTAAGGCGACCCTGCGTTCTGGACTCTGGTCCTCTCCAGGTCCCCGGGATGCAGACAGCTGTGCCCCTGCGGGGCCCTGGCCTCAGCATGCTGCAGACTCGGCGCAGTTAACACTCAGCGAGAACATGTTCaagatacaaatgagaaaactgagagctctgggctcagcctgaTTCTGGCTGGATTGTAGTTAATCCTCGGTGGGATTTCGCTTTTGATACAAAGAGGAAACAGACCCACGGAGGCCAAGTAGcagtccaaggtcacacagctagtacACACTTGGAAGGAGCACTTGAGGTGAACCACATCTGCCCGGACAGGAGTACGAGGGTGGaagttggaaaggaaagagacTACAGTTGGGGTTGAGGAGGCAATTTGACCTAATCTGTTTCTGCTGTGGTCACCTGAGCGTCACCTGCCGCCtcctcaccaccccccccaccccccggcgtGGCAGGTACTATCGTAAGCACCTTCATCTGAGACTTCGGGCCCTGCAAGCATCAAGGCTCCCAGAGGAGGAGAAACCCCTAGCTTTCTTGCAGCCTCCATCAGAGTGGCAGGTGGGAAGCAAGCTGGTGGGCGCTGAGACCAGGCAGGAGTGGGCTGTGCGTGTAGGTTTTAGTTTATCACGTCTAAAATGTCTATATATATTCTGTTGAAAATTAGGTTcgcaataaaatttttttaaaaagcaacttaaaatcTCTCCCCTCGCCCCCTTTCCGGTCCAGCCTGGGGCCGGAGGAGAAGGGGGCATGTGTTCCAACTCTCTCCACTCCACACTCATGCGGAGTGTGTTCTCTCTGCTCATCCACCTCCTAGAATCAGGGATTGTTGTCCAGATCTGTGTGGTAAGCATCGCAGTGGGCTCTGTTCATAATAAACCACCAGAGCCAGTTATGTGTGGATGGGAGTCAGTAACCCGAAAACCCAGCAAGCAGCACGGCTTAACGGAAGCATCCGCAACTGGAGAGGTCGCTTCAGATCTTTGGAGGCAACAACAGGGAGAGGACCCCTTGAAGCCTTAGGGGTGCATAAGACATCAGCACCCCAGCTTATTCTAATGTACCTAGGGAAAATGTCCTTCGAGAGCCAGCAAGGCCAGGAGAGATCAAGAGGAAGCCACTACTCAGAGCAGAAGAGTCAGCTGTGATCTGAGTGTCATCAGCCGCCTGGAGAGTTCGAAGACAGCTGAATAGATGAGTACAGGGGTTGAGTCTTGTTTAAACTGGTCTATTAATTGCTTAGTATGACTATCAAGCCAATGGCATTAACAAGCCATCGCTCTGCTTGAACACCAGCCAGTAATGCCCCATCTCTTGTTGAGAACTATCTTTCCAGGGATATCTTTATGGAACACGGGCTTGGAAAACACAGTGAGTGCTGCCCCCTGGCCAGAGAACAGGTTTGCTCCCTGACCAGTACAGTTCACATCTCTGGGACCACAGTGGAGTGGGTCAGCTGATAGCCCATCAAAAGAAGACCGAGGCTGTCTTAGCTCACAGTTTGCTGGCTGTTCTACAGACCTACTACTGTGTGTTGTGTCCATCTAAGGCACCTGTGTTGCTCCATGAAAGCACAGGAGGCTATTGCATCCATGCAGTAAATGCCGCCTGCTATAATATGAGCAATGACATCTCTCTCTGATTCCTCCCCAACACACATAGGGGAGAGAGATCTTGACTCTCCTCCAGCATCTGTGAGATCTGATGacttgctggtttgtttgtttttgagacaaggtctttcgatgtagcctttgctgccttggaactctctatgtagaacTGATTGGCtccaaactcatagcgatccccctgcctcagagaGCTAGGATGAAAGCTACGCACTGTCACCCCTGGCCCTAACTCGCCTGTTTGCAGATGAGGTGAAGCTCAGGCCTTTTGCTGTTCTTGACACCCTCCTTGTCTCCCTCTATAAAACGAGGAACAAGAAGAGTATACATAAGGCTTCTCTCTGGCCTGGGGAGTGTTCAGTGCGCAGAGTGCTTGGCAGCAAGCAGAAGCCCCAGTGCCACAAAAAGCCCGGGTGTGGTCCATGGCTGCAATTACAGCattcgggaggtagagacaggagggttgaGAGGTCCAGGTCACCCTGGGCTTCATGAAACCCTgttgagaggcagacagagagagagagagagagagagagagagagagagagagagagagagatgctaatTTGGTTTTCCATCCTTGTGCTGGCTACCTGAAGCAATCTCAAACTGCCAATGGCCCAGGCACCGCAACACCTCCCATCTCTGCAttggcctgtggaggccaggctgCAGTGCCACCTCCTCCGTTCCCTTCCAGCCCTGGCACTCAGCTCAAGCCCCTTCCCCAACCTGGAGTGCGGAGGCTGGGCTGGCCTCTCCTGGGATTGCACCTCCTTTATCCTAGCTGAACCCTGCAATGATGGTCAGAGCAGTGTCCTGAGGGAGCCACCTCTCATTT
This window of the Acomys russatus chromosome 17, mAcoRus1.1, whole genome shotgun sequence genome carries:
- the Nptxr gene encoding neuronal pentraxin receptor — protein: MLAGPEVSDEGAYDRAQLSASRGPGEDQSPERRVALEPKYPVVVQSPPYTRGEALGVAHAPWLPARNGCGAGLRPSPGERVGRGRRARLLLLPPRGFRAAAAAAAATAPAPAPAPAHSGPAPRPRRRAYRGPRVPPPLLTLKFLAVLLAAGMLAFLGAVICIIASVPLAASPARALPGGTDNASAAGGGPGPHRSLSALHSAGGSAGPSVLPGEPAASVFPPPPGPLLSRFLCTPLAAACPSGAEQGDAAGERAELLLLQSTAEQLRQTALQQEARIRADRDTIRELTGKLGRCESGLPRGLQDAGPRRDTMADGAWDSPALLLELEDAVRALRDRIERIEQELPARGNLSSAPAPAVPTALHSKMDELEGQLLAKVMALEKERAALSHGSHQQRQEVEKELGALQGRVAELEHGSSAYSPPDAFKVSIPIRNNYMYARVRKALPELYAFTVCMWLRSRSGGSGQGTPFSYSVPGQANEIVLLEASPEPMELLINDKVAQLPLSLKDNNWHHICIAWTTRDGLWSAYQDGELRGSGENLAAWHPIKPHGILILGQEQDTLGGRFDATQAFVGDIAQFNLWDHILTPAQVLGMANCTGPLMGNVLPWEDKLVEAFGGAKKATFDVCKGRAKA